The genomic segment GAATGGAATGATATTCATCCTTTGAACAAATTTGATGTCGGGAAAAGATTAGCGCTTCAGGCAAGAAAACTGGCTTATGGTGAGAAAAATTTAATAGCTTCCGGACCAATTTTTAAATCGATGGAAAGAAAGGAAAATAAATTGATTATACGTTTTTCAGATGTTGGAACCGGATTATTTATTAAAAACGGAAGTGAGTTAAAAGAATTTGCCATTGCCGGAAATGATGGAAAATTTGTTTGGGCAAAAGCCATAATCGAAGGCGAAAAAATTATAGTCTGGAATGATACAATTTCAAATCCCGAAAAAGTAAGATACGCCTGGGCTGATAATCCAACAGAAGCAAATTTATACAATAAAGAAAATTTACCGGCTTCGCCATTTGAAGTAGATATTAAATAATTTTTTGCACCCATTTTTATTCAATTGCCTCCAGCTTTAGCTGGAGGCAAGTAATTTACACCCATTTTATTCTGTAGAGACGCACAGCAGTGCGTCTAACGCAACGTAACCCCAGCGTATATCACTTTGCGCATAAGGCGCACTGCTGTGCGTTTCTACGATATACTTTGTGTTGATATTATTTATGACAGTTTTAAATCATAACGTTCTTCATTAAAAACTTTTCCCCATTCTTGTACTTCTTTAGACCAGTTAAGTTCAAAACCGGCAAGTTTATACATTTCAAGAGCCTTGTCCTGCATGCTTGTTGTGAGCAGAAAAACATTTTTAAATTTCTTTTCACGACAAAAATCAACGGCATCAGTTAAAAGCTTTTTACCAATTCCCAAACCTCGAAATGACGGATCGAGTAAAAACCATCTCAATTGAGCTTCGTTTTCAGGTTGATGCTGAATGGCAACACAGCCTACAATTTTGTTATTATATTCTGCCATCCAGATTCGGTCATATTCAGGAGAATAATTTTCTAAGAAATTATAGAAAGTTTTAATAACATATTTTTCAAATTCATTCGAAAAATTTGATTCATTTCCGTAGATAAATCCATGTAAATAAATAATATAACCAATATCGCCCGGATTAATTTCATGGCGATACGTAATATCACTTTTAAGAGGTTTGTTTTCTGAAAGAAGATTTTTAACCGCATGCATGGAGTTGACCAGATTCTCTTTTTCAAAGAAATTCAGCTTATCTATTTTGTGATCTATTTGCTCATCAACTTTTGCATTTAATGAACTTAGTAATTCTTTTCCTAAATCGCTGAGTTTAATATTAAATGCACGTTTATCTTCTGATGAAGAAACCTTTACAATTAAATCATCTTTTAAAAAACGTTTTAAAATCCGGCTTACATATCCTTTATCGAGATTTAGAATCTCGGTTAATTTTTGCGCTGTAATGATTTTATTTTCGCTGATTTCGTAAAGGATTCGGACTTCGGTCAGCGAATAATCACTATCCAAATAATGCTGGCTTAAAATATCTAAATGAGCGGTATAAAAGCGATTAAAACTTCTGATTTTTGAAGTGACGGTATTCATAATTTGAAATATTGTATTGTTGAATACAAATATATAAAATTAGTTGCTTTTGTCAACTAAATATTTTTTGAAATAATAAAAATTGAAGTCTTTCAAAGTCTTATTTTTATAAGATAAATAAATCCTTCTCTTTTTAAAATGATTCAACCATGATAAAACCAATCGAATTTATAGAAAACTTTGACACTTATTTTCCGGATTATATAAATACAGAACCTTGGAATATTGTTAACGAACTGGACAAAATACTTTTAGAAAAAATAAAAAATCTTTCAGCAGATTATAAAATAGAAGGCTCAATTGCCATACATAAAACAGCTATAATAGAAGAAGGTATAACCTTAAAAGGAACAATTATTATATCAGAGGATTGTTATGTTGGTGCACACGCTTATTTACGCGGACCAATATTATTTGGAAAATCTGTAAAAATTGGTCCAGGTTCAGAAATTAAGCAGTCCTTTATTTCTGATAATTCAGCCGTGGCACATTTTAATTATATAGGAAATAGTCTCATTGGTCAAAACATAAATTTCGAAGCCGGTTCTATCTGCGCCAATCATTACAACGAAAGAAAAAACAAAAACATTTCAGTTAAATACAAAGACAATATCATCAATACAAATTCAGATAAATTTGGATCGCTGCTTGGAGACCATTCTAAAGTTGGTGCAAATGCCGTTTTGTCGCCGGGAACAATTTTGGATAAAAATACAATTGTGAAACGATTACAGTTGATTGAACAATTAATAGAGGAATAACTTTGCGTAGACGCACTGCTGTGCGTCTCTACGATATGCTTTGTGTTGATATTATTGTTATTTTTTTACACCCATTTTATTCCGTAGAGACGCACAGCAGTGCGTCTAACACAACGTAACCCCAACGAATATCGACAACAAAAACTTTGTGCATAAAGACCCACTGCTGTGCGTCTCTACAACTAAAAAAATTACTTATTCATCGCGATATAATCAGAAGGCGACATTGAAAAATGTTTCTGGAAATTACGCCCGAAACTCGTCTGCGATTTATAACCCACCATTTCGGCGATTTCGTACATTTTATAATTTTCGTTTAAAAGCAGTTCAGCAGCACGTTTTAAACGAACAATATTGATCAATTCATTCGGACTCAAATTCGAAATATCTTTAATTTTTCGGTATAAAGTCGAACGACTCATGTTCATAATTTCTGCCAAAGATTCAACGCTCAAATCAGAATCAGTAATGTTTTTCAGAATTTCCTCGTCGAGTTTTTTCAGGAACTTTTCGTCGGTTTTATTGTGCGCAATACTTTTAATGTGCGAAAGCGGCGAACTCGCATAATAATTCATAATCTGCTTTCTGTTTTCGATTAGATTATTCACCTGAACTTTTAAATAATCCATCGAAAAAGGTTTTGCGATATACGCATCCGCACCAACTTCAAGTCCATCAATTTGTGATTTCAATGAATTTTTTGCAGTTAATAAAATAACCGGAATATGACTCGTTTCAAGATTGGTTTTAATCTCTTTACACAATGTAATTCCGTCCATAACCGGCATCGAAACATCGCTTATAACTAATTGGATATTTTCATTATGGATAATTTTTAAGGCATTTTCTCCATTGTCAGCTTTTAGAATAGTGTAAAAAGGCGCTAACTCAGTCGTAATAAAATTCAATAAATCTTCATTGTCTTCAACAACCAAAAGCTGTGTTTTTTCGTGTTTGTTTTCGATTTCTACAATTTCAGCTTCCGTTTCAGTTTCTTCTTTTTCGGTTTCATTATAGAACATAAATTCTTCTTCCTGACGAAGCGGAACCACCAATTCAAAAACATTCAGTTTAGTATCAGAAAGCAGTTGCAGGTTTCCGTTATGCAGCTGCGCCAGCGAATGCGCCAAAGAAAGCCCAATTCCGGTTCCCGAA from the Flavobacterium sp. genome contains:
- a CDS encoding LpxA family transferase, yielding MIKPIEFIENFDTYFPDYINTEPWNIVNELDKILLEKIKNLSADYKIEGSIAIHKTAIIEEGITLKGTIIISEDCYVGAHAYLRGPILFGKSVKIGPGSEIKQSFISDNSAVAHFNYIGNSLIGQNINFEAGSICANHYNERKNKNISVKYKDNIINTNSDKFGSLLGDHSKVGANAVLSPGTILDKNTIVKRLQLIEQLIEE
- a CDS encoding bifunctional helix-turn-helix transcriptional regulator/GNAT family N-acetyltransferase, with the protein product MNTVTSKIRSFNRFYTAHLDILSQHYLDSDYSLTEVRILYEISENKIITAQKLTEILNLDKGYVSRILKRFLKDDLIVKVSSSEDKRAFNIKLSDLGKELLSSLNAKVDEQIDHKIDKLNFFEKENLVNSMHAVKNLLSENKPLKSDITYRHEINPGDIGYIIYLHGFIYGNESNFSNEFEKYVIKTFYNFLENYSPEYDRIWMAEYNNKIVGCVAIQHQPENEAQLRWFLLDPSFRGLGIGKKLLTDAVDFCREKKFKNVFLLTTSMQDKALEMYKLAGFELNWSKEVQEWGKVFNEERYDLKLS